Genomic segment of Coffea arabica cultivar ET-39 chromosome 1e, Coffea Arabica ET-39 HiFi, whole genome shotgun sequence:
AACAAAATCTGCCTTGTATGCCATTTCCATAACACGGCTCCTAAGAGTTTGGAGCTCTTCATGGTGATTGcattgcaccctgttttttgcCAAGAACGATCTTAAGAATAAAAGATCATCTTGCATTGTTTGAAGTTGGAGCTGTTTGTTCTGAACGTACTGCTCCAAATTATTTTCCAAGAATAATCTTAAGAATAACAGATCTTCTTGTGCTCTTTGGGGCTGGAGCTTTTTGCCCTTGTTGTGCTGCTCCATAACACTCTCCCCAGATGGTCCATAGTCTTCTTCATGCCCCGTGGGATGGTCCATAGTCTTCTTCAAGTATGATCTTAAGAAATCAGCTCTATCCTTTGCAAAGGAATATACGGGATCAACTTTACATCTTGCCAgttctttcaatttttctaGGAGAAAATCAATAATCCCCAGCACagtggttgtagtgaagttAAACCTCACCCCTACAGGATGATTTTCCTTTACTTCTGCCTGAATAACCCTAATTCTCTCGAGTAAACAAAAGAGCTTAACATCTATCTCCTCAGCCAAAGCTTCTTGGATGTTGTTCTGATAAAGTGAGAAAATTACAACTCCAGCATCATTCACCACAGCACCAATATGATCCTTGAATCTCCCAGGCAGCCCATCATTCATCTCTTGCTGCGTTTTGAGAATGTTTCTCAAGTATTGGAGTCCCTCATATAGCATCCGCATCTGATGTTTCAGAGATACCATGCAATTGGTAGGACAATTTAGTAGCAACTCCCAAAGATTACCTAGGAGAGAATCTACAAAATCCCCCATGATAAACATATCCGTCTTGGTAGACAGAGACAATGATGATGATTCAGATTCCAAGACATGAATATAAGCCAAACGGACTTGCTGATCAACAGGCTTGATCTTCTCTACTGATTCCAAAACCTCTACTTGCATTCCATCAAACACTTGATTATCATCTCTGAAAAACCAACAAACATAACAAAGATGTGCTGCGGATAGGGCCAAGACTCCACAATGCTGCATAAGTTCGCATTCATGCTTGCTTTGCAACCTGGCAAAGAGaatgaaatttctaagaaatagTAGCTTCTCATGAAGGGGTTCAAAAAGTTTTTCAAGTTTTGAGTCATAGGATTCACCCCAAACAAGAATGTCCGCAAGATTCTCTAGCAAGGATTGGAAGAATTCCATGAATTCATCTCCTGAAGTAGAACTGGATTCCAATAAGCGATCCAAGATAGAGGGATATGATTTACGTCCCGATTCATACCAGCAAACATCCCCTGGCACAAAGCCTCTTAAATTGCGCTGGATTCTAGACAGAGAAACCGATTGTAACAAGGAATCTGACATCTCGACATACAAATCATTGATTTGTTGCCGAAAATCCTTTAGAGTCTCTGGAAAATCAGAGGCAGCTCTCACCAAGTCACCAGGGGGCAACCCATCGTCTTCTAATCCAAGAATAAGAGAGTAAAACTGATGTGTCTTctcaaaaacagaaaattttagGCTATACTGGGAGTGTGTCAATTCCATAGGACACAGAAGAAATGTTTTGACGAGCCTTAACTCCACCTTCAACTTATTGAAACCACGGTCATCCTGGCATATATCACCCTCATGCACCATGTACGAGTGTGGAAGTGACCTTAACAAGTCAACTCTCTCCTTTGCAAAATAAATTGGATCAACTTTACAGCTTGCTAGTTCCTTCACCTTTTCTAGTATAAGATCTACAAGCCCCACCTCATTCGTTGTAGTAAAGTTAAACCTTAGTGGCACAGGAAATTCATGCTCAGCTTTTTCCTTGTAACGCATAATTTCCTTCAGTAAAGAAGACATCTTCACATCCAGTGCCTCGGCCAaagcttcttgaatttggttcTGATAAAGAGAGAAAATAACAACCCCAGCATCACAGACTATACCTCCCAGATGACGCAAGGTGATCCAATTGTGTAGCCTATCATATGCATGACTCTGCTTCTTGAGTATGATTCTCAAGAATCGGAGTCCTTCATAGAGTATTCGCATTTGATGCTTGAGAGATACCATGAACCAGGCAGCAGGATTTAGTATTAACTCTGTAAGATTACCTCCCAGAGAATGTAAAAAATTCCACAAGATAGACGCTTTCGTCTTGGTGAACAGATTGAGTGATGATGTAGCAGATTTTAAGACCTCGATATAAGCCAAACGGGTCCAGTCATTAACTGGGTTCATCTTCTCGATTGTATCAGAAATCTCTGAATGCATTTTATCGAACACCTTATCGTCATCTCTGGAAAACCAACAAATACAACACAGGCGAGCTGCAGATAGGGCGACAACTCCATAATGTTCCATGAGTTTGCGCTCGGGCTTGCCCTGGGACCTGACAAAGACAACGAAATctctaaggaaaacaaacttctTATGGAGGGGGTCTAACAGTTGTTCAAGCGCAGAATCACAGGCTCTACCCCACCAGAGAATATCCACAAGACTGTCTTGCAATGAGTCCAAGAATATCATCAATTCATCATCCGGAGGAGCACCGGATCGCAATAAGAAATCCAACAATTCCACGTACACTTCACTGATCTGTTGACTGAACTTCTtcagaatttctcgaaaagtaGAGGCTGGTCCAGCCAAGTCTCTGGTGAGCAATCCATCATTCTCTAATCTAACAAGAAGAGAGTAAAACTGCTGCCCATTTTCATGAACAGAATCTTCCACGCTACTGCAAGAATATCCCAGTTTCCTCGCACACAGAAGGAATGTTTTCACTAGCCTTAGCTCCACCATCAGCTTGTTCAGACCATGGTCATCCTTGCGGCAATCAACCTGGAGCACCCGAAACTTGAGCTTATCCAAGATTGCATCAGTGCAAGTCATCCAGTCCATCTGCTCTCCTCTATCATTATTCTCAGGTTTCTCTCTCATTCCTTTATCAGATTTCTTCTGATGCCGGAAGTAACTAGTGATTCTTTTCATCTCTACCTCTCGGCAATCTTGCTTGTAAGTTTTCAGATTTGTTCTCCCCTGTAGTCTGGTTTTCAACTTCTGCTTCTGTTTTATGCTAAGTTTGCGAgtagaaaggaaaagaagagaaaagttaAATTGCtagagaaaagaaatgaagagaAAGTAATAGTAGAAGAGACTGTTTGGGAGTTTTGGAAAGAGGGGGGAATGTTTTTGGACATaaaagttattaaaaatttaTTCCACAGCTTTTTAAGGATATATTGGACATTTTATAAAAAACAAACAAGCTTCTAGCGATTTTCTCTCGTTCTGGTGGGATGATTATGTAGTGGAGACAGTACGGATGTCCCCAGCAAGGGAAAAGCAACGGTTTGGGAGGATGTGGTGTGTAATGAGCCACCGAAGTAGCATTAATTGTAATTGTCAGCATGTGCTGTGTCATTTCCATTCATAGTATCGGTTGCTTACCGGTTTGGAAGTGAGTGAGGTGGCATCCATGGGACCTGTGAATGCTTAGTGGCGGGTCGAGGTGGCAACAGGtaattcaaatatttcaaatgaATCAGCACCGGGACTGTTTTGCAAACTAAAAGTACAAATACTCCTGGACTTGAGTAAATTGCTTTGGAGGACAATGGCTAGGGACATTCGTGCAAGGTTTACGTTTAGCGGGAAATATATGCATAGTAGTGGGCCATGTTTGTTAGCAAGTCATTTAAAAACTGAATGCACCCTCCAGGCTCCAAGCAAGCATAGGCATTAAACCCTACCTTTGCCGCTGccaagagggaaaaaaatggcTTAGCAGCTTGGCGGGGAGCTGTGGAGAATTAAGTCCAGAACGGATTCGACGAAGATAGAGTTACAAACGATATTAGTGTTGGTGTCGACGGCGTGCAAGGTAATATGGTATTGTAATAGGAAATTGTAAGGAGATTGGCATAACTCAAGCCTGGCGAAAATGATTGTACATGACGCTAAAGATCTAAGTATAATAACTATGGAATGTTAGATGGGTAATCATTGTTAGTGTCAAAATTTCGTATTTGTAGTAAAATCGGGTTATGGGAAACAGCTTTATTTGGGGAGAATTGCAGGGCATGTGTTTATAGTTGGCATGTGTGTAGAAATAATGAGTGTAGCCAATCGATTATGGGATGTAAATGAAATTCATTGCATAATGAAGAAGAAACTAAATGGCGCATAAATTAAATTAGTCCGAAGTTTAACGTAGTCATACATATGTGGAAAGGAGTTGTGAACATgcgaagaaaggggaaaaattgTGTGTTATTATTTAAATTGTGGAAAAAGGGCAATAAatgaaagagaaggaaaaagtaTTAGTTGAATAGGTAAAGGCAATTGAGATAGGAAGTTAGTGGGTAAATTTTGGAGGACAAAGGATGGGCTAGTTGATGCAACAGTTAATGTGAAGGGCAGGTGAGGATAATGAAAACATATGGACAACGATACAGACATAGCAAACAGACGTATGAATGCTACAATGGCGCTTTTTAAAGGCATTGTTTGGGCGGCTGCCATTTCAAGTCAAAGGTAATTTGTGAAATACCAACATCCGGGCCAAAGAGgtgtaaaagtaataaaaatacttCATTACTTTTTTTGTGTTGCAGTTAGTTTTACTTTTGATTAAAGCTAAAAATTGAGAcgttatgtatatatatttgagtTGTCTTGTAACGAATGAGATGATTGAATAAATGGTGCGAAATTATGACACTGTAATTGTAATTGTTTAGGAATACAATGGAAAGTTGGGAAGATGAGATTGGCAGAAGGCACGTCGTTGATCTTAACGAGGAGGTAGACGAGGAGTCAGATGACTGTGAGTACGTGAACCCAAGTAGAATACAGGCAGAAGAGGATGTGGAAGAAGAACCCAATAAAGAAGGGAACGATGAAGAAGTGTATGAGGTTGTCCAAAACATGAGCCAATATGATGTGATGACAATGCAGTTTGAAACTGTCAAAGATGCAGAGTGTTTCTATTTGAACTACGGCAAAGCAACCGGGTTTGGGATTAGAAGGGGTTACAAGAAAAAGCATCCAGATGGCTATGTGAGGTACAGGGCCTGGTTGTGCAACCGTGAGGGCAAGAGAGATGGCAAGCATATTGAACGGCAGGATCGACAGAGAGAGCCAAAGGCTATGACTCGGGTAAACTGCAAAGCATGCTTAAAGATTAGGTATgaattgaaaataaagaagtaTGTAGTGTCAGGATTCATAAGCGAGCATACGCACAGACTTGCAAGCCCTGAGAGTGTCGCTTTCATGAGGTCCCATCGTCGTGTCTCTGATGGTGCTTATGCCCAGGCTCACACACTGAGAAGGATTGGTGTGGGTGCAAGTCAAATAGTTAAACTGTTTGCATTGCAAGCTGGTGGGTATGGGAACATAGGATTTACGCCTAAAGACCTTTACAATAAGCTACATAGGAAGCGGATGGAGGAGATTGCCGGAGGTGATGCCGAAGCTGCAATTGCATACATGGCAGGTAAGAATGACGGTGACctgaatttttatttcaaatatcTGCTGAATGACGAAGGTCGGTTGATTAGGCTATTCTGGGCTGATTCACGTAGTCGTGATGACTACCGGTGCTTTGGTGATGTGTTAGTTTTTGATAGCACGTATAATACAAATGGGTATGACTTTCCACTTGTGGTTTTCTGTGGAGTAAACAATCACTATTCGACGTGCATTTTTGGTTGTGCCTTACTGGTCCGAGAAGGAGACGATGCTTATGAATGGGCTATAACGACGTTTTTAGAGGGTATGAATGACAAGAAACCATGCTCCGTTGTAACTGATGGGGATAAATCAATGAGAAAGGCAATTCAAAAGTTGCTGCCTAGTGCCCGACATAGGTTGTGTAGTTGGCACCTGGAGTGTAATGCTAACACAAACGTTAAGAACAAGGCGTTTCTCGATGCATTTAAGGGATGCATGTTCATGAATTGCACGCCTGACCAGTTCGAGTTGAAATGGGCAGAGATAGTGAAAAAATTCGACTTGACCTCCAATGCTTGGGTTCAGAAAATGCACCGAAGAAAAGAATTGTGGGCAATGGCATACTTGCGGGGCAGTTTCTTTGCTGGGATGCGGAGCACCCAGAGGTGTGAAAAAATGAATCATGTATTGAAGATGTatttgacaccaaaattgaaaTTGTATGAGCACATTCGATCATTCGAAATTTGCATTGCATGGCTGAGACATGAGGAGAGTAGAAACAGAAACCAAACAGAGCACACAGATTTACTTCCAGCAACGAAAATGAACTCCCTCGAGAGGCATGCAGCTGAATTATACACGAGAAAGACATTTTTAATGGTTAGGgaagaaatgaaaatgcaaggcATGTACTGTAGGTACAATGGGATTGACGATGGGGTCCAATGCATCCATTTTCTTCAGCActcttacttgaaggttgagtATAGAGTTCAATACAACAGGTTTAGTGGGGAGATGAGATGCTCATGCTTGAAAATGGAAACCCAGGGCCTACCATGCTGTCATATGTTTCGAATAATGCTGTTTGAACACTTGGATAAGATTCCAGAAAATTGTATATTAAAGAGATGGACCCGTAAGGCGAAGGAGTGTTTGATGTTACAGGATGATACTTCAAATGGTAGCATAAGGTTGACCGAGATGGCCAGGTACGCGAAGCTTATTTCTGGATGCAATAACTTGTGTTTCCATGCGGCCAAAACATTGGAGGGATTCCGACGCATAGAGGATATGATTACAACTGAGATAGTCCACGTGAAAGAAGTGCAATTGAGAGCTGAAAAACTTCCCATTCAATCGATAACTCCTGCTATGTCGAAGAAATTTGGTGTCCTTGACCCACCCTCTGATAGGCAGGCAAAAGGCGCAGTTGCGAAGGGAAAACGGAGACATGAGGAGCATAGAATGTGCGGCAACTGCAGGTTATATCTACACTCCTTGACTGAGATTATTAAAGTATAGGGGTATGGACGCTTGATGATTTTTAGGATATTTTCATATTACGTTACTTATGAAGTTTCATAACCCAAACGTAACAGTTTTTTGATGTCGCATGAATCAGGGCAAGGGATGGACACAATAGAAGGTCATGCAAGATGCCAAGGCAGCCGGCAGTGTTGTCCCCAGTTGAGGCTTCTCTTGAGGCAGGACTTAATAGCGATGATGATAATCGTGGGTCACAATTTAGCTCTGAACAGGCACTGAATCTTAGCTCACATGGGTGTGAACAGCAAGCACACAGATTGCCAAGGATGACTGCTGGATGGCCTAGCCTAAATAATGTATAACTCTAACCCTCGTCAACATATGAATTTTGGTAATGTAACATGTCTTGCACTCATTATtgatttaaataaattttttacaaGAATGGATGGGGTACCTCACCCAGCAGCGTCGTAGGGATGATGGAAGGGCAGGAAAGTAGTAGGTTTTGCAGTACTCAGGTATATGTTGGCAAGTACCCAATTGTTGGgcactattttattttttctgcaACTGTAAAACTAATGCGTACTAACTTCACGGTGGACATTCCAGGAATGCCACGGATCCTCGAGCTCGTACGGACGTGGCTCTTTGGTGGGAATGGACTTCGATCTAGCCGAATGGTGATTTGGTTGAATGATTACTACATTAAGCTAGGGGCTTAATAGGGTTTGATAGAGTTATATTAGaagcttgttttgttttatgttttggtgGTAATCGATTAAGAGTCGCGGGAGATGTACCCTAAACCTAACTCCTTAGTGATTGTGTCATGCGATTTCATGCATTCGGTAGATTTAGCCACAGGTATGAAAGGCAAATTTTGAAATAGCTTAACAATTATTCTCGTGAATTTAGGATAGAGTTATCCATACATATATGTATGCACTGCATGAAGGCTAATATCACTCATTTGTCAAGGCTCTCAAGTGCAAAATCCCGTAATAGATCGTGCTTAACCATATTTGATACCAAATTAATTATAGAAAAGAAACGTTGAAAGCCAACATAGAAGAAGTTAAAATTAATTTACAATATCACAATTATCGCACCACAATGACAAAATCAGGTAGCCCATAGCCATAGACATCCAACTTGCCTATTCATTCAATCGATCTTCCACTTCGTAATAACATCCTTCAGTGATATAGGGCCTATCGATATTGAGGACTCTCCTTCTGTGCTTTCCATGGCATCTTGCTGAGATTTGCCCACAGTCACTTGATCCGGAGGCTTGGTGGTGGAGGGTGCAACAACCTCCATTACTTTTGACTTTGCATGTATGGGACTGATCACTTTATTTAGGGCCTTGGCCGCAGTAGGGGAGGAGGAGCAGGGTGCTGGAGATGATGTCCAGGACGTTGAAGATGATGCACGCGAAGATTGCGAGGAGTGGGTGGAAGGTGAAATGTTTTCATCAGGACGACCACGTGCAACAACAACTGGTCTATTCTTATATCTAGCGAAAGCTTCGTCTGCCTGTTTACGCGTTGGGTAGGACTTGTAAAGGTTTCCGCTGAAGCCGTTTATGGATGCATGACAATCCTCCCATTCTGTGAAGATCCCAGTCTGCCTACCAGCGAAGACGACATAACATTTTGTCATGTTTGCTGAAGACGGTTGCGTCCCTGGCCGGTGGAGGGCTTGAGGTGCAAGTCAAATATCAAGGTGGAAAAATGCAGGCAGAGTTCTATTGTGGATTCTTTGCTATGAGGAACCCGAACTACTTTAAAGTGCGAAAAGCATCGCGGACTCGTAGAGCAAGTCAAATTCGATTTATAAACAGTGAATGGCTCTTGGAATACACGACTTTCGTGTCAATGATCGGTATGGCCAACCATGTTTGCGTCTGCCATAAGTAAGCTAGGGATCAGAGGATGTCCTAGTGGGTACACGCATCGAAACTAATGTCGGTTGAACCCTAAGTATCCTAGTTTCTTTCGTCATGAACTAGGCCCTTTGGcgaacttttattttttaataaaatctaCATCCTTAACCTATGCATTTTTTGGGGTTTATATGTCAATTCAGGAAACAACACTAATATATGTGagcgtatatatatatatatgtgtgtgtgtgtgtctgtataatatatattatatgttatatacaatttataatttaataaaaataataattgagACATGTATATACATACTTAAATTTTAAGAATAGTATAGAATACatgaaaaaatatattaattaaaaTCGTTgccccttttgttttgtttttttgtgtTAGGTTTTCTAGAGGTTTGGTACTTCTTCTGGATTCTGGTAACTCTATTGGGGTGAATTCTTACattgtgatgaaaaaaaaaatgattctaCAACGAGGGCGTATTGTGAATGATTTTCTGGAATTGGGGTCTTCACATTCTCAGAATACGAGCTCATTGAGCTCGCATTTTGAGAATGCGAGCTCAGTGAGAGCTCAACATCCGAATGCGAGTTCAGTGAGCTCGAATGCGAGCTCGCactgatccgagctcggatcacaAGGTGCCCAGAAACATCCGACCACGGATgaaagatccgagctcggatccagtTCAACCCACATAGATCCGAGGGCTCGTCTGTGTTTCTGTTCAAACTGATCCGAGCCCTCTCGGATCCTAGAACTTAGCGcccgatccgagctcggatcggttCGCGAATATAgtaggatccgagctcggattcgTGAGACCTAAGATAGATCCGAAAACTTGTACCAACAGTTGCAAGTGTGTTGGAAAATTTGAGGGCTAAGAAAGCTAAACGTGTTTCTAGAATGTGAGGACTAAGAGGGCTAAACGTGTTTGTAATTCAATTAAGTTATTTGTTTGCAAATgcttttttttaatatgttgTTGCTACACTTTCTGTTAAATCTTGGTGTCTACTGTTAATATGTTGTTGCTACActttttgttgaatcttggtgtCTGCTGGACTTAATGATTAGCTACTTATgtaccttattttgttttgtaaaaattGGTTATGAACTTCTGGACAGCTATATTGTCAAATGAATCCAAAGTTCAGTGGTGTGAGCCCATGTTAAGTAAGTCATACGAATTTGGTTCAATGCTTGGTTCAATGCTTCAGAATTTGGTTCCATGCTTGAGGCATCTTGGAAATTGGCTTTTGATGTGTGCTTTTTTGCTTTAGAACTTAGTCTGAACCTTTACTGCTCCTTATTTGTCTATACTTGAACTCTTGCCGCATAGCTATAATGGTAGTTaaattaagggataatttcagagtAATGTGGTACATGTTTACAAGCAAGCAGGTTAAAATCCCGCCTGCATAATAACActgaaacccgcaagcgggattctgtgttttttctatttcaaggttagctcgcatgcgggttaatgttatatttgagcgcgagaagaaaaaattggtaattagactctttgggcattataagtaaatatttaaattaatggcagttttattacaccaatattattgtattatcattattatgattattgtattatttcttatgcaaatataacatttaattatttaaatttgattttatttttacaatttataaaatttttatcacttatataatatttttaaaaccctaatacatctaaatttgattttatttttcaaatttataagatttttatttaaaaaaatgggatacgGATAAGATATCCGGTTGGTTCGATTTGCATAGGTGCATATGAGAATATCCGAATACTCTTTAAACCCGCATGCGGGTTTAAGGAGATTATGGCAACTCTCTGACACACTAGTTCCCTAGctcttaaaaaaggaaaaaaaaaaatttgagaagagCTCGCATCcgtggaatgcgagctcaataaccagagctcgcattccacgaatgcgagctcttgtaagctcgcatttgtgaaatgcgagctcaatgagctcgcatttcacaaatgcgaagacCCCCTGACGGAAATTAAAcctaaaatcaccatttttgtagaatttttttaaaattcatcacaaagttggaaatttctccATCTTCCACACATATCTGCATGCGAAATTAACTGTGATACCTAGAGTATGCAAACCAGGGAACAAAGCAGTGATGGGCCCTTACTGCTAGCAAAAGATAGACATTGAGGAGTGGAGCAATGGATCTGGTTCTGGTGATGTTGATCGAATGCTTCGACTGTTGACTACCAGAAGCTACGGTTGTCTGCGAAAGCAGTGTGTCTCTGGACTACAGAATGAGTACAAGCGTTGACTTGATCGCTGAACATGGCCGTTCATTGCAGAGCACAAGACTTCACACACGCGAAATGTGTGATTCAACGAGGGAAAAAGATTGCTGGGAGACTTTGTATTCTAACTTTCTTGGATTTGAGCTACTGTAGTAAAATTGGTCCGCATGCTTTGGAGGCCATGCCACAATTTTGACAAAAGTCATGCGTGCACAAGAGTTCAGATGGGATGTGGCATGATGAAAAAAGCCTAGCACTGCGGTTCTATGAAGGATGTGTTGGAACGTAAGATGTCTGCTTGTTGGATGTATGATGGTATGTTTGTCTTGTGAACTATGCATTCCTAGCTAGGTCCAGAACCACCTATATATTTGTTTTCTAATTCAAAAAAACTCTCTGACTACATTGATGCACGTGCGTGCTTAACATGAGTATCAGGTGCTTATTTCGCaagtaaaaaaattaatttttgtataaTACTCATTGTGTGTTAATCaagcaaataatttttgttcAGGAGAGCAGTGTCCTATATGTGAAAATTATATGTTCCAGTTAAAATTTAAAGCctaaattgcaatttttcaacaTGTTATATTTAATGGTCCATTTTTTGAATCCTTTAAAATATCAGCCGTCTCTCAACATAGACAGAAACATGGCTAATTAATGTCTGGCCCATGGCTACTCCAAACAGATACGACataatgaaaaataacatgcaTGCTATAAGTCCTTCACTAGTTTTCCCATGCACCAATATAAACAACCCCAAAAAAGGCTAAAACATCCCCATAATCCATCCCATCCTGTTCCAGTTAAAACCTCTGAAGCACAAAAAATCCAAAAGTTGATGCACTTAGCGACTCATTCCACTTCAAGTGAACTGGATATTTTCCAACCCTGGTACCCCCATTACAGCCGTGGTCCTCACGGTATTTTCTGTTGCAACAAATAGCTCCACAGCAAGACGCATCCGATCTGATTGGGAATTAAACTGGATAAAAGGAAGAGGAAGAAGTCAAGCAAGAAGTGAGTCAAACAGGTACAATAGTAGCATGGAAACACTGCCAAACCTGAAAATCAATGCCTTCCTGCATCTCCTGACTATT
This window contains:
- the LOC113694879 gene encoding protein FAR1-RELATED SEQUENCE 5-like; this translates as MESWEDEIGRRHVVDLNEEVDEESDDCEYVNPSRIQAEEDVEEEPNKEGNDEEVYEVVQNMSQYDVMTMQFETVKDAECFYLNYGKATGFGIRRGYKKKHPDGYVRYRAWLCNREGKRDGKHIERQDRQREPKAMTRVNCKACLKIRYELKIKKYVVSGFISEHTHRLASPESVAFMRSHRRVSDGAYAQAHTLRRIGVGASQIVKLFALQAGGYGNIGFTPKDLYNKLHRKRMEEIAGGDAEAAIAYMAGKNDGDLNFYFKYLLNDEGRLIRLFWADSRSRDDYRCFGDVLVFDSTYNTNGYDFPLVVFCGVNNHYSTCIFGCALLVREGDDAYEWAITTFLEGMNDKKPCSVVTDGDKSMRKAIQKLLPSARHRLCSWHLECNANTNVKNKAFLDAFKGCMFMNCTPDQFELKWAEIVKKFDLTSNAWVQKMHRRKELWAMAYLRGSFFAGMRSTQRCEKMNHVLKMYLTPKLKLYEHIRSFEICIAWLRHEESRNRNQTEHTDLLPATKMNSLERHAAELYTRKTFLMVREEMKMQGMYCRYNGIDDGVQCIHFLQHSYLKVEYRVQYNRFSGEMRCSCLKMETQGLPCCHMFRIMLFEHLDKIPENCILKRWTRKAKECLMLQDDTSNGSIRLTEMARYAKLISGCNNLCFHAAKTLEGFRRIEDMITTEIVHVKEVQLRAEKLPIQSITPAMSKKFGVLDPPSDRQAKGAVAKGKRRHEEHRMCGNCRARDGHNRRSCKMPRQPAVLSPVEASLEAGLNSDDDNRGSQFSSEQALNLSSHGCEQQAHRLPRMTAGWPSLNNV
- the LOC113704649 gene encoding uncharacterized protein; translation: MKRITSYFRHQKKSDKGMREKPENNDRGEQMDWMTCTDAILDKLKFRVLQVDCRKDDHGLNKLMVELRLVKTFLLCARKLGYSCSSVEDSVHENGQQFYSLLVRLENDGLLTRDLAGPASTFREILKKFSQQISEVYVELLDFLLRSGAPPDDELMIFLDSLQDSLVDILWWGRACDSALEQLLDPLHKKFVFLRDFVVFVRSQGKPERKLMEHYGVVALSAARLCCICWFSRDDDKVFDKMHSEISDTIEKMNPVNDWTRLAYIEVLKSATSSLNLFTKTKASILWNFLHSLGGNLTELILNPAAWFMVSLKHQMRILYEGLRFLRIILKKQSHAYDRLHNWITLRHLGGIVCDAGVVIFSLYQNQIQEALAEALDVKMSSLLKEIMRYKEKAEHEFPVPLRFNFTTTNEVGLVDLILEKVKELASCKVDPIYFAKERVDLLRSLPHSYMVHEGDICQDDRGFNKLKVELRLVKTFLLCPMELTHSQYSLKFSVFEKTHQFYSLILGLEDDGLPPGDLVRAASDFPETLKDFRQQINDLYVEMSDSLLQSVSLSRIQRNLRGFVPGDVCWYESGRKSYPSILDRLLESSSTSGDEFMEFFQSLLENLADILVWGESYDSKLEKLFEPLHEKLLFLRNFILFARLQSKHECELMQHCGVLALSAAHLCYVCWFFRDDNQVFDGMQVEVLESVEKIKPVDQQVRLAYIHVLESESSSLSLSTKTDMFIMGDFVDSLLGNLWELLLNCPTNCMVSLKHQMRMLYEGLQYLRNILKTQQEMNDGLPGRFKDHIGAVVNDAGVVIFSLYQNNIQEALAEEIDVKLFCLLERIRVIQAEVKENHPVGVRFNFTTTTVLGIIDFLLEKLKELARCKVDPVYSFAKDRADFLRSYLKKTMDHPTGHEEDYGPSGESVMEQHNKGKKLQPQRAQEDLLFLRLFLENNLEQYVQNKQLQLQTMQDDLLFLRSFLAKNRVQCNHHEELQTLRSRVMEMAYKADFVIDSLRVGDISFYALLLFDNVTSEIQLLKAKTLVVDGNENVIKAQTPTKHLRNASSQEMSMLSGACLQVSSQASISTMNKAVVDLKDQKQAIIDQLIGGSMQLDIISIVGMPGLGKTFLAQKVYHHPSVTSHFHILAWCCISQTYCKKDLLLGMLSCIDPKAQYSEMNEDDLAHKLCNHLRKQKYLIVLDDIWDIEAWNALKISFPDDTNGSRILLTSRHHGIIGKPHYLRPLDEEESWELLQKRLLTREEGYPPELNVLARQIAKHCNGLPLSIVIISGILLTLDQVGWEEVAERLNSNKKIGATEQCKSILELSYIHLPEHLKPCLIYFAAFSEDQEISVQRLIFLWIAEGFVKKSESESRENSRRLYNGSNK